Proteins co-encoded in one Methanomassiliicoccales archaeon genomic window:
- a CDS encoding PAS domain S-box protein: MSPQAIQILSVDDEPYICDLTKEFLEMSGSIKVDVARSVEEARESIAKKYYDAIVSDYQMPGEDGIRFLKSLRASGDTIPFILFTGKGREEVVIEAINNGADAYLQKGGEPRSLFAELEHRITTIVRRHHAESALLDSESEFRTLFQDNPDSISIVGVKGEVLNCNQAAADMVLLHKEEIIGGSVSDLGVFDQETLELFQKSIIAMMKGLPTSPIVARVHRKDGTIRWVELRSSGIRKGSKCDAFQVIARDITERKRSEQSLKQNNEELNAVNQQLAAAQEELRKQLKAITEGQEELKREKALSETLVESLPGIFYLYNGQTMRMVNWNKNHREVSGYSDEEMLDKHVFEWFRPEDAKAALDDIETCMSEGKTSFETQLVMKDGREVPYLLTSSRLDTKEGTFFMGVGIDVTERRELDKHMTELNRELGEKEDRLRRLMEQSFDAIITHQNGKIVQANETASMLMGARSVEDHLGRSVSEFAGPGSEGIIEHRMNFLYANPGTVAPLMEEKFRRLNGGVIDVEVMATSYLEDGKPTAQVIFRDITERKRLEKELRESEEFHRHLMSNLSIGVVIIDPVKRTIESVNEAAAAMLGCDEREMVGDVCHDYLCPGLNGVCPVCDSGMEVKNLERTLMCADGSNRPILKTVKKISIHGKERMLECFMDITEREKAQSALRETNKKLNLLSNITRHDINNQLIVLTGYLGLMESVQNASAAELYLAKAQKAAERISAMIQFTKTYEDIGIHAPSWQNVHELVEKCSADLHLGGIEIVNDLPRSTEIFADPLISKVFLNLIQNAKIHGGDIKTIRFSVDDRDGSRAIICEDDGVGIQSDIKEKLFTKGFGKGHGFGLFLSREILSITGIDMTEQGMTGKGAKFVISVPVSGIRGA; this comes from the coding sequence ATGTCGCCACAAGCAATACAGATCCTGTCCGTCGATGACGAACCCTACATATGCGATCTGACAAAGGAATTTCTAGAGATGTCTGGGTCGATAAAGGTTGACGTGGCCCGGTCGGTGGAGGAAGCCAGAGAGTCGATCGCCAAAAAATATTATGATGCGATCGTATCCGATTACCAGATGCCTGGTGAGGACGGCATAAGATTCCTCAAATCGTTGCGTGCTTCTGGGGACACCATCCCTTTCATTCTATTCACTGGCAAAGGCAGGGAAGAGGTCGTAATTGAAGCGATAAACAATGGTGCCGATGCATATCTCCAAAAGGGCGGAGAACCTAGATCGCTCTTCGCGGAACTGGAACACAGGATAACCACCATAGTTCGAAGGCACCATGCCGAGTCCGCATTGTTGGACAGCGAATCGGAGTTCCGCACATTGTTCCAAGATAACCCAGATTCCATTTCGATCGTCGGTGTCAAGGGCGAAGTATTGAACTGCAACCAGGCCGCGGCCGACATGGTGCTATTGCATAAGGAAGAGATAATCGGTGGAAGCGTATCAGATCTCGGGGTCTTTGATCAGGAAACCCTTGAGCTCTTCCAAAAATCGATAATCGCCATGATGAAAGGTCTTCCTACCTCTCCCATCGTTGCCCGGGTCCACCGGAAGGATGGCACCATAAGATGGGTGGAGCTGCGCTCCTCGGGCATTAGGAAAGGCAGCAAATGCGATGCTTTCCAGGTCATAGCCAGGGACATAACAGAACGTAAGAGATCTGAACAGTCCTTAAAACAGAACAATGAGGAACTGAACGCTGTCAATCAACAACTGGCAGCGGCACAAGAGGAACTTCGCAAGCAACTGAAGGCGATAACCGAAGGACAAGAGGAGCTGAAGAGGGAGAAGGCCCTCTCAGAGACGCTGGTGGAAAGTCTCCCCGGTATCTTCTACCTTTATAACGGGCAGACCATGCGAATGGTCAACTGGAACAAGAATCACCGGGAGGTGAGCGGCTACTCGGACGAGGAGATGCTGGACAAGCACGTATTTGAGTGGTTCCGGCCGGAGGACGCCAAGGCGGCGCTGGACGATATTGAAACGTGTATGTCAGAGGGCAAGACCAGCTTCGAAACCCAGTTGGTGATGAAGGATGGTCGAGAGGTCCCTTATCTTTTGACATCGAGCAGATTGGACACCAAGGAAGGCACCTTCTTCATGGGGGTGGGGATCGATGTCACCGAACGTCGAGAGCTCGACAAGCACATGACGGAGCTCAATCGCGAGCTCGGTGAGAAGGAGGATCGTCTCAGGAGGCTGATGGAGCAATCCTTTGATGCGATCATCACCCACCAGAATGGCAAGATCGTCCAAGCCAATGAAACGGCCAGCATGCTCATGGGGGCGAGATCGGTCGAGGACCATCTGGGACGATCGGTATCCGAGTTCGCCGGACCCGGTTCAGAAGGGATCATTGAGCACAGGATGAATTTCCTTTACGCCAATCCTGGGACCGTTGCTCCTCTTATGGAGGAGAAGTTCCGCCGACTTAATGGAGGGGTCATAGACGTCGAGGTGATGGCCACTAGCTATTTGGAGGACGGTAAACCGACCGCCCAGGTCATATTCCGTGACATCACCGAGCGGAAACGTCTGGAGAAAGAGCTCAGGGAGAGCGAGGAATTCCATCGGCACCTGATGTCGAACCTATCTATCGGAGTGGTCATCATCGATCCCGTGAAACGAACGATAGAGAGCGTGAACGAGGCAGCGGCGGCAATGCTAGGCTGCGATGAAAGGGAGATGGTAGGCGATGTGTGTCACGACTATCTCTGTCCAGGCCTTAACGGCGTATGTCCAGTTTGCGATAGCGGGATGGAGGTGAAGAACCTCGAGCGAACGCTGATGTGCGCCGATGGCAGTAACCGTCCAATTTTGAAGACCGTCAAGAAGATCAGCATCCACGGAAAGGAAAGGATGTTGGAATGTTTCATGGACATCACTGAACGGGAGAAGGCCCAATCGGCGCTGCGAGAGACCAACAAGAAGCTCAACCTGCTATCCAACATCACCCGGCATGACATCAACAACCAATTGATCGTTCTGACCGGATATCTGGGGTTGATGGAGAGCGTGCAGAACGCCTCAGCCGCGGAGTTATATCTGGCCAAGGCCCAGAAGGCCGCTGAACGGATATCCGCAATGATCCAGTTCACCAAGACCTATGAGGACATCGGCATCCATGCACCTTCATGGCAGAACGTCCATGAACTGGTGGAGAAATGCTCCGCCGATCTTCATCTTGGGGGGATCGAGATCGTCAACGACCTTCCCAGAAGCACCGAGATATTCGCCGACCCGCTGATAAGCAAGGTTTTCCTCAATCTGATCCAGAACGCGAAGATCCATGGAGGCGATATCAAGACCATCCGATTCTCCGTCGACGATCGCGATGGGTCGCGTGCCATCATCTGCGAGGATGACGGCGTAGGCATCCAATCAGACATCAAGGAGAAGCTTTTCACCAAGGGTTTTGGGAAGGGTCACGGATTCGGCCTATTCTTGTCCCGCGAGATACTTTCGATCACCGGGATCGACATGACCGAACAGGGAATGACCGGGAAAGGAGCCAAATTCGTTATTTCGGTGCCGGTCAGCGGCATCAGGGGAGCTTGA
- a CDS encoding SDR family oxidoreductase gives MANDQMKGKIVLITGATSGIGRETAYGLAGMGAKVVILARNAEKAAATIENIKRRTGNMETDFIKCDLASLDSVRKAADVFRTGYQRLDVLIDNAGLVSGKRKVTIDGFEYTFQVNHLSHFLLTNLLLDVLKRSAPSRVIVVGSAAHSSAHLDFNDLMMEKNYSSFKAYGRSKLANLLFCFELARRLQGTGVTANCLHPGVVRTNFGHELEGAAKAFVPLAYPFMISARKGATTSIYLASAPEMENVSGKYFSKKRVVSSSPESTDQEVAKRLWDISAKLTGLDMIQ, from the coding sequence ATGGCGAACGATCAAATGAAAGGCAAGATAGTTCTCATAACCGGGGCAACCTCAGGCATAGGCCGGGAAACGGCGTACGGATTGGCGGGAATGGGAGCCAAGGTGGTCATCCTGGCACGCAACGCAGAGAAGGCGGCGGCGACGATAGAGAATATCAAAAGGAGGACCGGAAACATGGAGACAGATTTCATCAAATGCGACCTGGCATCCCTTGACAGTGTGAGAAAGGCCGCTGATGTCTTCAGGACCGGATATCAGCGACTCGACGTGCTTATCGACAACGCCGGGCTGGTCTCCGGCAAACGAAAGGTTACCATTGATGGTTTCGAGTATACCTTCCAGGTGAATCACCTATCTCATTTCCTGCTTACCAATCTGCTGCTGGACGTCCTCAAGAGAAGCGCCCCGTCCAGGGTGATCGTGGTCGGTTCAGCGGCCCATTCCAGTGCCCATCTGGATTTCAATGACCTTATGATGGAAAAGAACTACTCCTCGTTCAAGGCTTATGGTCGCTCCAAACTGGCGAATCTGCTTTTCTGTTTCGAGCTGGCCAGACGGCTGCAGGGGACCGGGGTGACCGCGAACTGTCTGCATCCAGGAGTCGTCCGCACCAATTTCGGCCATGAGCTTGAGGGAGCCGCCAAGGCCTTCGTCCCATTGGCCTATCCGTTCATGATATCGGCGCGAAAAGGAGCGACGACATCGATCTATCTGGCCTCGGCTCCAGAGATGGAGAACGTATCGGGAAAATACTTTTCCAAGAAAAGAGTGGTATCGTCCTCGCCAGAATCGACCGACCAGGAGGTCGCCAAAAGGCTTTGGGATATAAGTGCAAAACTCACTGGATTGGACATGATCCAATAA
- a CDS encoding ATP/GTP-binding protein: MVNIYFVGTAGSGKSSLVYAFQQWMTLQGLDCITINLDPGAEFIPYEPDIDIRDWVKVGEVMADYGLGPNGAQIVCADLMALHVKELVAAVEGFKTPYVLIDTPGQIELFAFRQSSQVIIEQLGQDESFLVFLSDPLLVKTPSGFVSSLMLCATTHFRFAIPFVNVLSKSDMLSEEDLERVLEWSREPEALNAILMDDEAHSRVPLSLELFKALESIGMYRTLTPVSAELQEGMEDVYNAIQQSYQGGEDLRSD, translated from the coding sequence ATGGTGAACATTTACTTCGTCGGCACCGCCGGAAGCGGAAAGAGCTCGCTGGTCTATGCATTCCAGCAGTGGATGACCCTTCAAGGGCTTGACTGCATCACCATCAACCTAGACCCTGGTGCGGAGTTCATCCCGTACGAACCGGACATTGACATCCGGGACTGGGTGAAGGTGGGCGAGGTCATGGCCGATTACGGCCTCGGTCCGAACGGAGCCCAGATCGTCTGCGCCGACCTGATGGCCCTGCACGTGAAGGAACTGGTCGCCGCGGTCGAAGGGTTCAAGACCCCTTACGTACTGATCGACACGCCGGGGCAGATAGAGCTGTTCGCGTTCAGGCAGAGCAGCCAGGTGATAATCGAGCAGTTGGGGCAGGACGAATCGTTCTTGGTCTTCCTTTCGGACCCTCTCCTGGTCAAGACACCGTCCGGTTTCGTTTCCTCGCTCATGCTCTGTGCCACCACCCATTTCAGGTTTGCCATCCCGTTCGTCAACGTCCTGTCGAAATCAGACATGTTGAGCGAGGAGGACCTGGAGCGCGTGCTCGAATGGTCCCGGGAGCCAGAGGCGTTGAACGCGATCCTGATGGACGATGAGGCACATTCTCGTGTGCCGCTCTCCCTGGAACTGTTCAAGGCGCTGGAGAGCATAGGCATGTACCGGACCCTGACGCCGGTCTCCGCCGAACTGCAGGAAGGGATGGAGGACGTATACAATGCCATCCAGCAATCCTACCAAGGCGGGGAGGACCTGAGAAGCGACTGA
- a CDS encoding SDR family oxidoreductase, which yields MLIESSKLSKNALADEVAIVTGSGRGIGFETARALLWLGAKVVIAEIDEANGRIAAEKMEAEFGKERVIFTRTDVGDEGSITQLVTETRRSFGSATVVINNATIFPMGPVVQVPIESWDRSYRVNLRGPVLMARAFLPEMIRSKHGTFVCVSSSGAAPFMGAYEVFKTSQVELSNTISAEIDGTGVNAFTIGPGIVPTPGFLDGGGQVASFMGLTTEELLNVNRAALLTIEEAGVGFAGSVAMADKYHGKEVSSIQVLKDMGIEPAGIVEEIGGPSPSALPKDLLDKVVSTYREQTRGWKSRNLFERQWVARDFRKHTGFFIDEMDNALSSIQADQARSLSTRGSATLRALRKYYLHQAELLKGFEKDPKKVEDALGTIRSWVLDIEALIGPAE from the coding sequence ATGCTGATCGAATCGAGCAAACTGTCAAAGAACGCACTTGCGGACGAGGTCGCCATAGTGACCGGGTCGGGAAGGGGCATAGGATTTGAGACAGCGAGGGCTTTGCTTTGGCTCGGGGCAAAGGTCGTGATCGCGGAGATCGACGAAGCCAATGGACGAATTGCGGCTGAAAAGATGGAGGCGGAGTTCGGAAAGGAACGGGTCATTTTCACCAGAACGGATGTGGGAGACGAAGGAAGTATTACGCAATTGGTGACCGAAACCAGGAGGTCCTTCGGGTCAGCGACGGTCGTTATCAATAATGCCACGATATTTCCTATGGGTCCGGTTGTTCAGGTGCCGATCGAATCGTGGGACCGCAGCTACCGGGTAAACCTTAGGGGGCCGGTGTTGATGGCGAGGGCTTTCCTACCGGAAATGATCCGATCCAAGCATGGGACCTTCGTATGTGTCTCATCATCCGGGGCTGCACCCTTCATGGGGGCATATGAGGTCTTCAAAACGTCCCAGGTGGAACTGTCCAACACGATCAGTGCAGAGATCGATGGGACCGGGGTCAACGCCTTTACCATCGGCCCAGGAATAGTTCCCACGCCGGGGTTCCTCGATGGAGGGGGCCAGGTAGCCTCCTTCATGGGACTGACCACTGAAGAACTGTTGAATGTGAACCGGGCAGCCTTGCTGACCATCGAAGAGGCCGGGGTCGGCTTCGCAGGGTCTGTGGCGATGGCAGATAAGTATCACGGCAAAGAGGTCAGTTCGATCCAGGTCCTCAAGGACATGGGAATCGAACCGGCGGGGATTGTAGAAGAGATAGGCGGGCCAAGCCCATCGGCTCTACCAAAGGACCTGCTGGACAAGGTTGTTTCCACCTATCGTGAACAGACGCGAGGCTGGAAATCACGGAATCTTTTCGAGCGGCAATGGGTGGCTAGGGACTTCAGGAAACATACTGGGTTCTTCATTGACGAGATGGACAATGCTCTTTCATCCATCCAGGCAGACCAGGCAAGAAGTTTGTCGACGAGGGGGTCTGCCACGCTGCGGGCCTTGCGCAAGTATTATCTCCACCAGGCCGAGCTTTTAAAGGGATTCGAAAAGGACCCAAAGAAGGTCGAGGACGCTTTGGGGACCATCAGATCGTGGGTCTTGGACATAGAAGCGCTTATCGGACCTGCTGAATGA
- a CDS encoding proteasome-activating nucleotidase gives MSDEQLDDYISKETKDKMEMVERQNSELLEEVRRVEGEKRYVESELFRLQKELKRMRSELERLKSPPLIIGNIKDVLADGRVIVKSSTGPDFIVTTSEYVPTDEITVGARVALNKQTLAVMSVLPSSLDPIVIGAEIIDKPSISYDDVGGLEEQIIEIREAVEDPLLRPELYKRVGIEPPKGVLLVGPPGTGKTLLAKAVAHQTNATFIRMVGSELVQKYIGEGARLVRELFELAKDKAPSIVFIDELDSIGAKRLDVATSGDREVQRTLMQLLAELDGFNPLADVKIIGATNRPDILDEALLRPGRFDRIIEIPVPNYEGRLAIFKIQMKKMNVDESVLAIELAAKAEFATGADIRAICTEAGMFAIRDNRDYVTGGDFERAITKVLETDEIKQSETGAMFA, from the coding sequence TTGAGTGACGAACAGCTCGACGACTATATCTCCAAAGAAACCAAGGACAAGATGGAGATGGTCGAACGCCAAAACTCTGAGCTTCTGGAGGAAGTAAGGAGGGTCGAGGGCGAAAAGAGATACGTGGAGAGCGAGCTATTCCGACTGCAGAAGGAGCTGAAACGCATGCGCTCGGAGCTGGAGAGGCTGAAATCCCCTCCGCTGATCATAGGCAACATCAAGGACGTGCTCGCCGATGGAAGGGTCATCGTGAAGAGCTCCACCGGGCCTGACTTCATAGTTACGACCTCAGAATACGTTCCGACCGACGAGATAACCGTTGGCGCCAGAGTGGCCCTCAACAAGCAGACGCTGGCAGTCATGTCGGTCCTGCCCTCATCACTGGACCCGATCGTCATCGGGGCCGAGATAATCGACAAGCCAAGCATATCGTACGACGACGTCGGCGGGCTAGAGGAGCAGATTATCGAGATCCGGGAGGCGGTGGAAGACCCGCTGCTGAGACCTGAGCTTTACAAGAGAGTGGGCATCGAGCCGCCAAAGGGGGTCCTTCTGGTAGGGCCGCCGGGAACGGGAAAGACCCTGCTCGCCAAGGCCGTTGCGCACCAGACGAATGCCACCTTCATCAGGATGGTCGGCTCGGAACTGGTCCAGAAGTACATCGGCGAAGGCGCCCGACTGGTCCGGGAATTGTTCGAGCTGGCCAAGGACAAGGCACCATCCATTGTGTTCATCGACGAGCTCGACTCGATCGGAGCGAAGCGCCTTGATGTCGCCACATCCGGAGACCGCGAGGTACAGCGCACCCTTATGCAGCTCCTGGCCGAGCTGGATGGATTCAACCCGCTGGCCGATGTCAAGATCATAGGGGCCACCAACCGCCCGGACATACTGGACGAGGCACTCTTGAGACCGGGACGCTTCGATCGTATCATTGAGATACCAGTGCCGAACTACGAAGGCAGGCTGGCCATCTTCAAGATACAGATGAAGAAGATGAACGTCGACGAATCGGTCCTGGCCATCGAACTGGCGGCCAAGGCCGAGTTCGCAACCGGTGCAGACATCCGCGCCATATGCACAGAGGCCGGCATGTTCGCCATCAGGGACAACCGGGACTATGTCACCGGAGGCGATTTCGAGAGGGCGATCACCAAGGTCCTGGAGACCGACGAGATCAAGCAATCCGAGACCGGTGCGATGTTCGCATAA
- a CDS encoding multiprotein bridging factor aMBF1, with amino-acid sequence MLCELCGKETDRLFTVQIESTILKVCKDCSKFGDQAKAGGKEPANKLVIENRLQNRERRMKTKDVYEQQEETIELIVDYPKRIKDTREALGWKQEELASKMGERLSIITKLERGDMRPDDSLIHKVEKTLGIKITERVAVMKPEKAAVSKGGMTLSDFIKKG; translated from the coding sequence ATGCTCTGCGAACTTTGTGGTAAAGAAACGGACAGACTGTTCACCGTCCAAATAGAAAGTACCATTCTCAAGGTCTGCAAGGACTGTTCCAAGTTCGGAGATCAGGCCAAAGCCGGGGGGAAGGAACCGGCCAACAAGCTGGTCATCGAGAACCGCCTGCAGAACCGTGAAAGGCGCATGAAGACCAAGGACGTTTACGAGCAGCAGGAAGAGACCATCGAGCTGATCGTCGACTATCCCAAGAGGATCAAGGATACTCGTGAGGCCCTCGGCTGGAAGCAGGAGGAACTTGCCTCCAAGATGGGGGAACGATTAAGCATAATCACAAAACTAGAACGAGGCGACATGCGTCCCGACGACTCCCTGATCCACAAGGTCGAGAAGACCCTCGGAATCAAGATAACGGAGCGCGTGGCCGTTATGAAGCCGGAGAAGGCCGCCGTGTCCAAGGGCGGTATGACCCTTTCGGACTTCATTAAGAAAGGGTGA
- a CDS encoding fibronectin type III domain-containing protein has protein sequence MNIKKWISTRSLGFALAVMMLLSCVVLVPDEIRETTHVNNSALALGTTVPTAPLNLVADAGNQFVWLWWDHPASQGSDLIKNYTIYRNATSSTTVFVKLDTVQIGFVLPYNDSNVLNGLQYTYKITADSDAGASPDSNVISVTPVASATPPGAVQNLVALNQVYATQLNWSAPANAGSTPVRFYYVYSPGVFGFPDLTVLPSMANGYHDTNVLPGKTYNYTVRAVSSTWGATNASISRFIGGTGDIPGSPMNLTASGSNNSVTLSWDNPANPSSHGLTNYTVLRSDSQSGSFSYIGNVSTLFFYLPFFSDSTAINGHKYYYKVVSNNLFGPSAPSNIANATPAYEPPTPFAAAYPGNGQVLLVWSSLIFNGTGIDIYRSIVEGARGNIVNSSLVDSRFYWYDNSTTNGVKYYYTVRANLSNVYLFSNQVNATPFVGTVLSAPTGLIATPDSSSVGLYAKLASSTNPIIGYSIYRGNSSGAQGAIPIKNVSTIGLFGLFSSTSLTTLIASDGTALEDVDYFYTVSVRNMFGESAHSNEAMSFASFTGDVPMRVTDLSATGGTGQVTLTWSNPTYQGTANLLYYEILRYNGTAWSFAGLVATGLGQQTFVDTNLTPGTYGYYILVSNNYGDALLQSNIAEATTTSSNVAPSAPINLITTNGTGYIVLSWTAPATVGPGITSYKIFRGATSGGEGTTVFQTVSGTSLTYNDTTVTPGLPYYYEVAAVNSVATGPDSNEAVGMAPAPSAPSAPLNLTAFAGQGQIILNWSAPSSVGTGITEYRVFRATTAGGEGTTPIASTTGTTLTYIDVNIASGSTYYYEVRAVNSGGLGPESNEVVIIAEIVVGIPSPPTGLTAVAGNGYILLNWTAPSNAGGSVITSYKVYRGTSASGEEAVPIASPSAATLTYNDSSAMNQIPYYYVVKAVNSNGTSNPSNEVTATPVNLALPSAPKNVIATPGAGKVVIIWDAPDSVGASPITGYNVYRSDNGSQLTLLNTTIGTTTTYTDNAVVPGHSYGYQIVAKNTNGNGTASSVVTAIPNAISSTPSTDNTLLYAGIVVVVVAILGGGAFLFLRRKK, from the coding sequence ATGAACATAAAGAAATGGATTTCAACTAGAAGCCTGGGGTTCGCACTCGCAGTGATGATGCTATTGTCCTGCGTGGTTCTGGTCCCGGATGAGATTCGTGAAACGACCCATGTCAATAATTCCGCTTTGGCATTGGGAACAACTGTACCGACAGCACCGCTCAATCTGGTGGCAGATGCCGGAAACCAGTTCGTATGGCTTTGGTGGGACCATCCCGCAAGCCAAGGAAGCGACTTGATAAAGAACTATACCATCTATCGAAATGCCACATCCAGCACGACGGTGTTCGTCAAGCTGGATACGGTCCAGATCGGTTTTGTCCTTCCTTACAATGATTCCAATGTCTTGAACGGTCTCCAATACACCTACAAGATAACAGCTGACAGTGATGCAGGCGCATCACCGGATTCGAACGTAATTTCTGTGACCCCGGTCGCTAGCGCCACACCCCCGGGAGCGGTCCAGAACCTAGTAGCGTTGAACCAGGTGTACGCCACACAGTTGAACTGGTCCGCCCCGGCAAACGCCGGAAGCACACCCGTTCGCTTTTACTATGTATATAGTCCTGGCGTATTCGGTTTCCCCGACCTTACGGTATTGCCATCCATGGCAAATGGCTATCACGATACCAATGTTCTGCCCGGCAAGACCTACAACTATACAGTGAGGGCCGTCAGCAGTACCTGGGGGGCAACGAACGCATCGATCAGCAGGTTCATCGGAGGTACCGGGGATATCCCTGGAAGCCCCATGAACCTGACCGCATCGGGATCCAACAACAGCGTGACCCTGTCCTGGGACAACCCGGCCAATCCATCTTCCCACGGGTTGACCAACTATACTGTGTTGCGTTCCGACTCACAATCGGGCTCGTTCTCTTATATCGGGAACGTCAGCACGTTGTTCTTCTATCTGCCTTTCTTCAGCGACTCGACGGCGATAAATGGCCATAAATACTACTACAAGGTGGTCTCGAACAACCTCTTCGGACCGAGCGCACCTTCGAACATCGCCAATGCGACGCCGGCCTATGAACCGCCGACCCCTTTCGCGGCAGCCTATCCTGGCAACGGCCAAGTGCTGCTGGTCTGGTCGTCACTGATCTTCAATGGGACAGGGATCGACATCTACCGATCTATCGTTGAAGGAGCAAGAGGAAATATCGTGAACAGCTCACTGGTAGATTCTCGATTCTACTGGTATGACAACTCCACGACCAATGGCGTAAAGTACTATTATACGGTGAGAGCAAACCTGAGCAACGTCTACCTGTTCTCCAATCAGGTTAACGCGACACCGTTCGTAGGAACAGTGCTATCAGCGCCGACCGGTCTGATAGCAACACCAGATAGTTCATCGGTTGGGCTCTATGCGAAGTTAGCATCCAGCACGAACCCCATCATAGGTTATTCGATCTATCGGGGCAACAGTTCGGGTGCCCAAGGAGCAATACCGATCAAGAACGTGAGCACGATCGGGTTGTTCGGATTGTTCAGCAGTACGTCCTTGACCACCCTGATAGCCTCTGACGGAACCGCTTTGGAGGACGTCGATTATTTCTATACAGTGTCAGTCAGGAACATGTTTGGGGAGAGCGCCCACTCCAACGAGGCCATGTCCTTCGCGAGTTTCACCGGGGACGTTCCGATGAGGGTAACTGACCTTTCGGCAACGGGAGGGACCGGCCAGGTAACCCTGACCTGGAGCAACCCGACATACCAGGGTACGGCCAACCTGTTGTACTATGAGATCCTCAGGTACAATGGAACGGCGTGGAGCTTCGCCGGTCTGGTCGCGACGGGATTGGGACAGCAGACATTTGTGGACACGAATCTGACGCCGGGTACCTATGGGTACTATATCCTGGTCTCTAACAACTACGGAGATGCGCTTCTGCAATCAAACATAGCGGAGGCCACCACGACATCCTCAAATGTCGCCCCAAGCGCTCCGATCAACCTGATTACCACCAACGGTACCGGCTACATAGTCCTGTCTTGGACCGCCCCGGCGACCGTGGGCCCGGGGATCACCAGCTACAAGATATTCCGGGGAGCGACCTCTGGCGGAGAAGGGACCACAGTGTTCCAGACAGTGTCCGGAACGTCGCTTACCTACAACGACACAACGGTGACCCCTGGACTGCCATATTACTATGAGGTGGCGGCGGTCAATTCGGTCGCAACCGGCCCGGATTCGAACGAGGCGGTCGGAATGGCCCCCGCTCCGTCCGCGCCCTCCGCACCATTGAACCTGACAGCCTTTGCTGGGCAAGGCCAGATAATACTGAACTGGAGCGCCCCATCGAGCGTTGGCACCGGGATAACGGAATACCGGGTCTTTAGGGCGACGACGGCAGGAGGAGAAGGGACCACCCCGATCGCTTCGACGACCGGGACGACCTTGACCTACATAGACGTGAACATTGCTTCCGGAAGCACCTACTATTATGAGGTGAGGGCGGTCAATTCGGGCGGCCTGGGACCTGAATCGAACGAGGTAGTGATCATCGCTGAGATAGTGGTAGGGATACCCAGCCCACCCACGGGATTGACTGCGGTTGCTGGCAACGGATATATCCTTCTGAACTGGACAGCTCCGTCAAATGCAGGAGGAAGCGTCATCACGTCGTATAAGGTATACAGAGGGACCTCCGCGTCGGGAGAGGAGGCCGTGCCGATAGCCAGTCCGAGCGCTGCGACACTGACCTACAACGACAGTTCGGCCATGAACCAGATCCCCTACTACTATGTGGTAAAGGCAGTGAACTCGAACGGGACCAGTAACCCATCGAACGAGGTCACGGCGACACCCGTCAACCTTGCGTTGCCGTCGGCACCGAAGAACGTGATAGCGACGCCGGGGGCTGGTAAGGTGGTGATCATTTGGGATGCACCGGACTCCGTTGGAGCCTCCCCGATCACAGGCTATAACGTGTACCGTTCTGACAACGGGTCCCAGCTGACCTTGTTGAACACCACCATCGGAACAACAACCACCTATACCGACAATGCCGTCGTTCCTGGCCACAGCTACGGATACCAGATTGTGGCCAAGAACACGAACGGGAACGGGACAGCGTCCAGCGTAGTGACAGCCATACCCAATGCCATCAGCTCAACGCCCAGCACTGACAACACATTGCTCTATGCCGGGATCGTCGTGGTGGTGGTCGCGATACTGGGAGGTGGCGCCTTCCTGTTCCTGAGGCGAAAGAAGTAA